In a genomic window of Fusarium verticillioides 7600 chromosome 11, whole genome shotgun sequence:
- a CDS encoding fructose-1,6-bisphosphatase: MSSKALEVELAPFLKSALPQENRASLRDSVIPQLLSAIADIGKGLRGSYDVSIVGTENAFGDEQLNVDVLAENIIRDSIAKSSAIKTASSEEDPVEKPARAGETTQVDTSVEQYTVAFDPLDGSSIIGPNWSVGTIIGVWDGVTAVGQPTEKQIASVLGVFGPRTLAIVALRVPGSKPVCFEVSLNDTQKFVVARPELRLAEPPFKTRYFAPANLRAAADNEKYMNLVANFITDKYTLRYSGGLIPDIYHALVKGHGVYISPVTSASKAKLRRLYELLPVALVVECASGQAIDPETGTRVFDTILKGCDDRAGLVCGTSEEVEKVKKALLG, from the coding sequence ATGTCTTCAAAAGCACTCGAGGTCGAGCTTGCGCCATTCCTTAAATCAGCGCTACCCCAAGAAAACAGAGCATCATTGCGCGACTCGGTCATTCCTCAGCTTTTAAGCGCCATCGCAGATATTGGCAAAGGATTGAGAGGATCATATGATGTCTCCATCGTCGGCACAGAGAATGCTTTTGGTGACGAGCAGCTGAAcgttgatgttcttgccGAGAACATTATTCGCGACAGTATTGCAAAATCATCGGCTATCAAAACTGCTAGCAGCGAAGAGGACCCTGTCGAGAAGCCAGCGCGCGCAGGAGAGACAACGCAAGTTGATACCAGTGTTGAGCAATATACTGTCGCTTTTGATCCTCTTGATGGAAGCTCTATCATCGGGCCTAATTGGTCCGTGGGTACCATTATTGGTGTCTGGGACGGGGTGACAGCAGTTGGCCAACCTACAGAGAAACAAATTGCTTCTGTTCTTGGAGTATTCGGTCCACGGACCCTCGCCATCGTCGCCCTTCGAGTTCCAGGATCTAAGCCCGTTTGCTTCGAAGTCAGCCTCAACGACACCCAAAAGTTCGTTGTCGCTCGTCCTGAGCTTCGACTCGCCGAGCCTCCCTTCAAAACACGCTACTTCGCTCCCGCTAACCTACGAGCCGCTGCCGACAATGAGAAGTACATGAATCTCGTGGCAAATTTCATCACCGACAAGTATACGCTACGATACTCTGGCGGTCTTATTCCTGATATCTATCACGCTTTAGTCAAGGGTCATGGCGTGTACATCTCGCCAGTGACTTCTGCCAGCAAGGCTAAGCTACGAAGACTTTACGAGCTGCTCCCAGTAGCGCTCGTTGTTGAGTGCGCGAGTGGACAGGCTATCGACCCTGAGACGGGTACCAGAGTGTTTGATACTATATTGAAGGGATGTGATGATAGAGCTGGACTGGTTTGCGGAACTtcggaggaggttgagaaggtgAAAAAGGCACTGTTGGGATAG